AATTACAAGAAAATTATGACCAAGAAGCATTTAAAGAAAAAGAAGCTACCTTAAAAAAAGAGCAACAAAGTTTAGAACAACAATATCAAAAATTAAAAGAACAATTGCGATTCATAGAAAAAAAAGTAGCATATGAAAAGGAAGAAGCTCTTTTAGAGGAAAAATTAAAAAGTAAAAAAGAAGAATGGGAACGTTTAGATCATCTTATATCTTCTTTACTTGATTTTTCTATTTGGGAAGAAGAATACCAAAAAGAAAAGCAAGCTTACTTAGAGCAACAACAGCAATGGCAAGAAGAACAAAAAGAATACAGAATACTAAAAGAAAATTATGAGTCCTATTGTTTGTTAGCAGAAAAGAAAAATGAAAAATTATTAGAAATAGAAAAATTAGAAGAGAAACAGAAAGAAAGTACACTTCTTTGGCAAACGAAAAATGAACAATATTTGAGACATTATTCAGTAATCTTAGCTGCACATTTAAAAGACGGAAAGCCATGTCCTGTTTGTGGATCTTGTGAGCATCCAAAAAAAGCCAAGGCAGATGAAAATGAAGGAGTAACCGAAGAAGAATTACAAATTTATCGTCAACAAGCAGAAAAGGATCAACAACAATGGTGGCAAGCAAAAGAAAAATTCCAACAATTAGTGCAAGAACAAGAAGTGATATCTTGTCAATTGGAGAAACAATCTCCTGTTCAACGATTTAATGTTTTTTTAGAAGAAAAGAAACAAAGATTACTAATGCAAGAAAAAGAGTTGAGTCAAGAAGAACAAAGATTAGAAGAAGAAAAGGGTATCTACCTAGAACAAAAAGAATTGGCAAAAAACTACCAAATACAAAAAGATATACTTTTTTCAAAAATACAAGAAATAGAAGGCTCCATCCATGCCAAACAAGAATTAATTCAATCTATTCATTTAGAATTAAGTCAAGAAGCATTAAACAAAGAAATCACAGAAATTCATTTACAGGAACAAAAAGACGAAATTGCCAAAATTATTCAGCAACAAGAAGTATTACAACAAAGAAAACAAACGCAAGAATCTGAGTTAGAAGAAAAACGGCAAAAAATTACTTTGATGGAAGGACAATTCCAAAGCTTATCAATACAAGTAGAAGAACTAAAACAAAAAAAAGAAAAAATTGATGAGCAATGGGAAATCCTTTGGAAAAAATATCAGATCAAAGAAGGAATTCATCATTTTTCCAAAGAGATTATTGAGCAACTAACAAGAGAAAAACAATTGGAATCTACTTATATTATTGAGTGTACAAAATATGAACAAAAGAAAAAGCAATTAGAAGAAGAACGAGAAGCTTTAGAGAAGACAACTTTACCTTTACCTCATCATTCGTTAATAGAAGATAGAGAAGAAAAAGAAAAATTACAGCTCCAACAACAAGAATTATCTAAGATTATTGGAGAAAGAATGCATCGTTTATTGTGGAGTGAAAACAAATTCCAAGAAATATGGCAATTAAAAGAGCAAACAAAAGAAAACGACGAAATTTATCAATGGCTAGAACCTATTTATTCTTTATTAACGATTAGTAAAAATGGTCAACAAAGTTTTGAAGACTATGTTTTATACTTATATTTTGAACAGGTTATTTACTTTGCAAATTTACGTTTACAAAAATTAACACATCAACGTTATGAGCTAAAAGTGGATAAAGAATTATCTCTTTGGATTTTAGACTATGAAAATGGAAAATTACGTAGTCCTAATACTCTTTCTGGAGGTGAAAAGTTTAAATTTACTCTATCTCTGGCATTAGGATTAAGTGATTTAATTACGAATCGCCATAGTAAAATCCATATCTCTTCTTTATTTATCGATGAAGGATTTGGTTCTTTAGATGAAGATTCTCTAAATGAAGTATTATCACTATTAAATGATTTAGCAGTAGAAGGTAATGAAAGAATTATTGGTATTATTTCACACATTGATTTATTGAAAGAAGCTATTCCTAATCAATTACAAGTAATGAATTATTCTTTACTAGATATAAAAAAAAGAAAAGGAAGCCGAATTGAACAGAGGAAATAAAATAAAAAGCTCAGAATTATTCTGAGCTTTTTTCTTATTTAAGAGCTTGTTCAATGAAATCTTTTCCTGCATCATTCGTTACAAACTGATAGCTTCCATTGTTCCATTGTAAATTAATTTTATATTGATTATTGCTTTCCTTCTCAACATTGCAATCTACTTGATTTAAAGGAATAATTTCTGTTCCTTGATTTAATCGAGTAACTTCCAACTCTTGATTTTTTACTTGAATACGATTATGTTGATTTTCTAATTCTTGACCTTTTAAGGTTAGGACATTATTGGAAGCTGTTGATCCCTTATCAGAATCAGGAATTTTTTCTAATCCTTTTGTATCTACATCTTTTGTTAAGTCAATTTTTTTATTAGGTTGTTCTTTTTGTTGTTCTTTTTGAGGTTGTCCTTCAATTTGAATATCGATTTCTTCCTTTGCTGAAGAAGCAGGTATTTCTTTTTGCTCTATGGATTCACTAGAAGACTCTGTTTCTTCCTCTACAATAGTAGAAGAAGTACTTTCATTACTAGAAGATTCCGCACTACTTATTGTATCTGTAGAAGAAGAATTGGTAGAATTTGAGCCCGATGCATGCAATCCAAAGTAAAGAAGCAAGCCGGCAATAATTACAACAATCGCAACGATAACACCAATAATGATTTTCTTTTTCTTTTGTTTTTCTTTTTCTTCATGTTGCTCTTCACGTGTTTTTGGTTCTTGATTTGATTCGTTCATTTTCTATCAACCCTTTCTCATTCTCTATTAAAATTATACCATTAATGAAAAGAATAAAAAAAGAAAAGCCCTAATAGTGTGGACTTTTCTTTTAATATAACATTATTGGTTATCTTCTTCAGAACGTTGGTGAATACCTTTTTCTGCTTGGATTTTTTTCAATTTATCAGGAGTTACATCGTTACCATCAGGATCAACAATTTTCATCCCTTCAATGGTATTTCTCATTCCTCCACGAAAAGCAGCTAAGTATTCTTCGTGTAGTCCTTTACGTTCTTGAGCTTCTTCTTCTGTTAATGTTCCTTCTTTTTTCTTACGACTTAATTCGTTAATACGATCTAATTTATCTTGACTTAACATAAAATTTCCTCCTTGATTTCTTTTGTTTTTAGTTTAGTTCCTTTGTTATTAAATTGCAAGAATTGTGCTAAAGAAAAAAGAACATGCTATTCTTATTGAAAAGGAGACATAAAATGAAAAAGTATCAAATAGAAAACAAAACACAAGCAAGAACCCATATTTTTTATCGACAAGCAAAAGAATTAACTGAATTACTTTGGGAATTACCAAAAGAAAAAGGGCTAGAGCGTTGTCTTTTAGCTCGTACGATTTTTGAACAGTTGATTTCACTAGCTTTTATTTATCAACCAGGATCAGAGGCTAAGGATAGAGAGAAATTGTTAGATTATTCGGTAAAGAGACGTCAATTATTACAATTAGAGAAATGTAATGATCGTAAAATTTTTGCTTATCCTTTGAAAAAAATTTCTTTTTCTGTCATGCCTTTAGCTGATCAAATGAGAGATCAATTTACAGAAATTGCTCTGCATTATATGAAAAAGGAAACCTTAGACAAAGATTATCGTACTCGTCGTTGGTATCGATCTATCTATCAAGGACAAGCAATTGAGAATTTACATGATGTTTCTTCTGCTTTGTGCGGTGAAGTGGGAGAGGGGTTATATACTTATTTTTATTCTTTAAATAGTCAATTTACCCATGGATGTCCTTATTTTCCAGAAATGAAAGATTTTTCTACAAAGAAAAGTGTTGTCTGGCTTTGGAAATATCTTTTTGGCGAAGAGAAAGAGCAAGAAGAGTTACTACAACAAGAAGATTTTTTGAAAAAAAGAGGAGAGAAAGCATCTATTCTTTTAAATCAAGATTTGTTTTTAGTTATGTTAAATAAAAATATTCATTCTCTTTTACAAACAGTAAAAGAATGGATTGAAGAAAAACGAGTTTCTTATGGAATAAGTGTTTTGTTACGTCCTCTTTACGCCATGATTTCTTTCTATGGTGAAGGAAAACAAAATCAAGGGTTATGGCAAGGAAAAGCAGAGCA
The nucleotide sequence above comes from Catellicoccus marimammalium M35/04/3. Encoded proteins:
- a CDS encoding AAA family ATPase, whose amino-acid sequence is MRIQKLKIKGFGSFYEETTVDFAKLTKEHNIFLIHGKTGSGKTTIFSAILCALYGQGSNQRKPVDLVSKYMQEKESMVLDLYYQIEMTNYHIHREYSGKGLAKGKKHYLEQQKGDDWEVLAVGATEVTQFVTEQLGVTQKQFSQIAMLQQGTINHLLTATKKERKEFLKDLFKSFSLDELKESVKEDFKKIQQKGKKQEVQLQDRWQEIQKEFFLSEEKNWQHMSQSKLRDFIEEQHQKQSEEIQRLTEEKEKKQAQQKRIEEEIEEWKKYLELQEKKEQWVNEWQQLQDTKLEYENKKIVLKRIEEDYPLVEIYRQKEELESSFLKKEEDWKEKQEQLLLLEEVLCQLQENYDQEAFKEKEATLKKEQQSLEQQYQKLKEQLRFIEKKVAYEKEEALLEEKLKSKKEEWERLDHLISSLLDFSIWEEEYQKEKQAYLEQQQQWQEEQKEYRILKENYESYCLLAEKKNEKLLEIEKLEEKQKESTLLWQTKNEQYLRHYSVILAAHLKDGKPCPVCGSCEHPKKAKADENEGVTEEELQIYRQQAEKDQQQWWQAKEKFQQLVQEQEVISCQLEKQSPVQRFNVFLEEKKQRLLMQEKELSQEEQRLEEEKGIYLEQKELAKNYQIQKDILFSKIQEIEGSIHAKQELIQSIHLELSQEALNKEITEIHLQEQKDEIAKIIQQQEVLQQRKQTQESELEEKRQKITLMEGQFQSLSIQVEELKQKKEKIDEQWEILWKKYQIKEGIHHFSKEIIEQLTREKQLESTYIIECTKYEQKKKQLEEEREALEKTTLPLPHHSLIEDREEKEKLQLQQQELSKIIGERMHRLLWSENKFQEIWQLKEQTKENDEIYQWLEPIYSLLTISKNGQQSFEDYVLYLYFEQVIYFANLRLQKLTHQRYELKVDKELSLWILDYENGKLRSPNTLSGGEKFKFTLSLALGLSDLITNRHSKIHISSLFIDEGFGSLDEDSLNEVLSLLNDLAVEGNERIIGIISHIDLLKEAIPNQLQVMNYSLLDIKKRKGSRIEQRK
- a CDS encoding DUF6550 family protein, yielding MNESNQEPKTREEQHEEKEKQKKKKIIIGVIVAIVVIIAGLLLYFGLHASGSNSTNSSSTDTISSAESSSNESTSSTIVEEETESSSESIEQKEIPASSAKEEIDIQIEGQPQKEQQKEQPNKKIDLTKDVDTKGLEKIPDSDKGSTASNNVLTLKGQELENQHNRIQVKNQELEVTRLNQGTEIIPLNQVDCNVEKESNNQYKINLQWNNGSYQFVTNDAGKDFIEQALK
- a CDS encoding DUF896 domain-containing protein codes for the protein MLSQDKLDRINELSRKKKEGTLTEEEAQERKGLHEEYLAAFRGGMRNTIEGMKIVDPDGNDVTPDKLKKIQAEKGIHQRSEEDNQ
- a CDS encoding DUF5677 domain-containing protein, with product MKKYQIENKTQARTHIFYRQAKELTELLWELPKEKGLERCLLARTIFEQLISLAFIYQPGSEAKDREKLLDYSVKRRQLLQLEKCNDRKIFAYPLKKISFSVMPLADQMRDQFTEIALHYMKKETLDKDYRTRRWYRSIYQGQAIENLHDVSSALCGEVGEGLYTYFYSLNSQFTHGCPYFPEMKDFSTKKSVVWLWKYLFGEEKEQEELLQQEDFLKKRGEKASILLNQDLFLVMLNKNIHSLLQTVKEWIEEKRVSYGISVLLRPLYAMISFYGEGKQNQGLWQGKAEQKIQRLNQTMNKLNVPFLFYWEEKEENEEELENISSSPYRLPIKDRWCKQIGLQYLSVPAHGIAFPYFYTMQKQRFTLYHHRTLAKLNKELYHLLEKNFIKINQQKG